Within Chloroherpetonaceae bacterium, the genomic segment TAACTTGCTGCTGAAAGAGTATGCACAGTTGGGCTACCACAGCTACAAAATGCGCGACCTTTCGTTCAATGTTGCCCTGCGTTTTGATTTAGATAGCAACCTACCCAAATTTTTTGTTGTGCCGCAGGATTTTAGCCGTGTATTCCTGAACCTTGTGCAGAATGCCTTTTATTCCACCTACCACAAGCAGCAAGCCTTGCAGCGTCAGTCTGAGCAAAATTTTTCGCCTGAAGTCAGAGTCAGCTCACATGCTTTGCCCAACGCTGCCCAAATCCGCATTTGGGACAATGGGTTTGGCGTGGCACCAGACTTGCACGAAAAAATTTTCCAGCCATTTTTCACTACAAAACCAGGCACTGAAGGCACAGGACTGGGTCTTTCTATCAGCCGTGATATTATTACCGCATACGGGGGTAAAATTTGGCTGGAATCACGTGAAGGGGAGTATGCAGAGTTTATCATTGAGCTGCCTTACACGGCAATGAATGCTCACTTGCCATTGCAACCTGTTACTGCTGATGTCTAATGATGAATTCTACTCTTCACACTGAGCGCGCCGCATTAGTTTGTTTGTCAGAGACACCGCTCAACATTCAGGAAATCTTAGATGCAGTGCGAGCACCAGAATGCGGTGGACTTGCACTTTTTGTGGGTACTGTGCGTAATCATTCAGGTGGCAAATCTGGGGTGCTTTGGCTTGAGTATGAAGCATACAAATCCATGGCACTTAGAAAAATGCAGGAAATTGCTGCCACTGCCAGTCAGCTCTACCCTGTTAAAAAATTAGCTATCGCCCATCGGGTCGGGCGCTTAGAGATTGGCGAAGATGCTGTAGCAATTGCTGTCAGCACACCGCACCGCAAGGAAGCTTTTGCAGCTTGCAAGTTCATCATTGATGCAATTAAGACTACCGTTCCTATTTGGAAAAAAGAGGTCTTTGCTGACGGCGCCGTTTGGGTTGATGCTTGCACACGGTAGAGTTCTAGCAGATTAGCTTCCTAAGCCCAAAAATCAAGCGGAGACCTCCGCATCGGTCTCCGCTTGTCGTTTTGATTCCCGCACGTTGCTCTTTGCTTAGCTTGGTGGTAGCTCTGGAATTGGGATCGGGAAACTCACGATGATGCGGTCAGTTGGTCGGTCAAGTGGCAATTCGTTCAGTCTGCCCGGCAAATTGTTTGGATTTGGGCTGCCAGGGCGTGTAGGGAATCGGCGCATATCTACCCAGCGATGCCCTTCCATAAAGAGCGAGTATCGTCGCTCATAGATCAAGCGGTCGAGCGCATTAGTTGCGTTGGTGCTTCCTGCAGGATAGGGCGGCACGCCTGCGGCTTGGCGCACAGCATTCAAATCTGCTTCTGCAGCCGCAAAGTCTTGCAAGCCACTTCCTCCTAAAATTCGCGCCTCAGCACGCAGGAGCAACAGTTCTTCATTACGCAAAATTGGAAGTGGCGACACGTTCGTGGGTGCAATGTTGAGCGTGGCGCTGGATGTCAGTCCTTCAAAGGTGCGCGTTTCACGGCGGAAGATTTTGTTCAGACGCCTATCCGTTGCCGTATCCGTGTTGTCTCTGAAGAATGACGGATGCACCCAGAGGTTGGGCAGTGGAGCAGATGCCACTTGAAACAGCGGATTGGTTGCATCATTTGGCGCCGTGCTAAAAACGTGGTAGACACCACGTTGCATATTTGCTTCTGTGGGTGTGCTGGAAATGAACGACTGTGCAAGTGCTGCCAAGCATGTTGCATAGTCACCTTGATAGGCTGCAACGCGTGCGCGCAGCCCTCGATTGAATTGTCGGAATGTTGCAGGCGTGTTGAACCCTGCAAACCCTGATGATAGCCTAAACGGAAATGGCTCGCTGCCAGCTCGGCTCAGTTGCTGGTCTGCTTCATCGAGTAAGGCTGCAATGCGGCGAATGGCTTCAGCGCGTGGCACAATCGGTGCACCGGCTGGGTCAGTCGATGCCTCAAACTTCATGCCGTTGTCATACTGCCAATTATGAATCAGCAGATACTGATAGGCGATAATCGTATTGGCGAATCCACGCGCTGCATCAGCCTGTGCTGGGGAAAGTCCCGCACTAGCCACACGCTCCAAAAATAGGCGGGCTTGTGCAATTGCGCGGTAGCGCGGATTGACTCCTCCGCTTACGAAACCGCCACCTGGATCTGGTTGCCCTTGAATATACTCGCTACGGAAACGTGGGTCATCTTGTCCGAAGTGAATCATCTCACGCCCCACGCTGCCTGTGCCGATAAGGTAAGTGCCCACAACACGCATCTGCGCTTCCAATCCTGTGACAAAGCTCTGGAGCGTTAGTGTTGCCGGGCTTGGTGCATTTGGGTCAGGGAAATCCCGATTCGGGCACCCATATTGAGAGAGTGCCAAGAGCAGCACACTCAGTGCCGCAACAGTTCGCTTTGTTTTGTGAAGCCCTGTTTGTTGATTCCGCATTTGAAGTTTCTCCTGAAAGTTTCTGTTTTTTTACAATCCAAACTGGATGTTGAAAAAGAAACTACGCGATGATGGGAATGGCGTTACCTCAATTGAGCCAGCCGTTGCCAGATTGCCAAAGTTGCTCACTTCAGGGTCGTAGCTCGAGTAGCGTGTAAACATTAGGAGATTTCTGCCTGCAATCCCAATACGCAGATAAGACACTGCGCCGCCGAAGAAACTGCGTGTCAGTTCAGGGTCAAGTGTGTAAGTCAAGCTCAGTTCACGCAGTTTGATGAAACTCCCATCTTCCACATATGGTGCGGTTGAGGTGGCCCGTGCTCGCACTCGCTCACGCGCAGCTTCTACATCAGGCGAAATTCCTGTGCCATCTGTCAAGAAACGCGACAGATTGATGACCTTATTACCTTGACGCCAGTCAAAGAGGAAGAAGAGTTCAAACCCATAGACACGCAAGCTATTTGAAAAGCCCATATTGAAGTCAGGCTGTTCATCGCCTAAGATGAGACCATTAAATTCTCCTGGGCGCGCGTTTGGATTTGGCGCATTGGGGTTCGGTCCAAAGCTCTCACGTCCAACAATGCTAAACGGCGAATAGCCTTGACGAATCGTGTAAGCACCTAAGTTTACACCAAATCCACCTCGCTGGAAGGGCGGCACATCTAAGCGTGTAATTTCAGCACGGTTTCTTGAGAAAATCACTCGTGCTGTCCAGTCCACCTCTCTGCTTCGAATGGCATTGACCGTCAGTGCCGCTTCAATACCGAAGGTTCTCATTGCACCCGCATTTACGAGCTGGCTGGTAAAACCTGATGAAGGCGGCAACTGCTTGAGCAAAATGAGGTCGTCAATGTTGCGCAAGAAGTAGGTAAATTCTAGCGACGCCAGTCCGTTAAGAATCCCGGCATCGAACCCAAACTCAATTTCGGTTGTACGCTCAGGTCTGACATTGTCGTTTCCATTGCGCAGCGGCACCAAAGCGCCAATGAGACCTGTTACATTTGCAGGCACAAACGAGAGAAACTTTGACTCTGGCGGCGCAAGTGTGCCAGCTTGACCAACTGCGGCTCGCAGTTTCAGGTAATCAATCGTGTTGCTAATGCCTTTCCAGAAATCAAACTTGGAAAGAATGATTGACGCACCTGCTCCTGGGAACAAGTAAAATTGATTGACATCAGAGTTGACGCTGCTTCGATCGCCGCGCAGTTTCACATTTAGGAAGCCGACACCGCCGAAGTCAATATCCGACTGAATGTAAAAGCCTTGGTCGTATTGGCGCGTAATTGTTTGCTGTTGTGTAACCTCTACACCTAAGCCAACCGATGCAAGGTCCGCCGTCAGCCCACGCACATTGACCAAAATGCTGCTGTTGTCACGGTTTTCAATCTGAAAGCCTGCAGAGGTCGTTATCGCAATGTTCGAGAAGCTCACATTATGCACCGCGCTCAGCCAGAGGTTGTTGAAAAAGTTGGTCACATTGTTCGCTGCATTTTCGCCCGGTGCAGCCTTCGCTTGCTCATGCTGTGTGTTGACCGGTGAGGTAATCACATTACGCTGGCTAATGTAATCTGCGCCACCGCTCGCAATAAAATTCAGGCTTTGATTTTCCATTCGGAACACATTGAAATCCAGACGAAATGACCCAATCAGGCGATCTATATATTCTTCATTGCGCACTCGCTCAATAATTTCTGCTGGATTTGATGGTGCAAACGGGAACACAGGAAATGTGCCGTCTGGACGCTGACGCACATCAAGAAAGCTAGGCAAGCGTGTCATCGCATAGCCGATGCTTGTAAGCGTTACGTTTGCATTGCCTGTTGCCGAACGCTGTGAATTTGAATTCACATAGTTCAAGCCAATGTCTGCCGTAAGTCTATCACTAAATCTGTGCGTCAGATTTGAGCGCACAGCGTAGCGATTGTAATAAGTATGGCGGATAATGCCTTGGTCGTTACGGGCTTGCCCTGAAATGGTAAAGAGTGTGGTCGCACTGCCCCCTCGCGCTGTGATAGAGGTTTCGTTAATCAGTCCATTTTGACCATAAAATTCGCGCTCATAGTCGATATACTGACCATTTACGCCTCCGCTGCGCACAAAGGCATCAACCCCAGCTTGACCAAATGCTGCTCGTAGCCCTGTTGAGTCCTGACGCCAGTCGCGCGTGCCTTGCAGCTTCAGCACGGAGTTAAAGCCAATTTGCTGCGACACATCGATGCGCGTATCGCCCGGTTTGCCTTGCTTTGTAGTAATTACCAGCACACCTGCTGCAGCTTTTGAACCATAGACCGCAGTAGCTGCAGGCCCCTTGAGCACTTGGATGTCCTCAATGTCGTTTGGATTAATATCAGCTAAGCGACTCGATGGCTGGTCTTGTGAGCTTTGCGATGCACCCACTGCTGCATCGGTAATGGAGGTTAAGCCACTGTTGAAAGACTCATTGCTGACAATTACGCCGTCAATTACAATAAGTGGTTGCGTGTTGCCCTGAAGCGTCGTAATACCCCGCAGATTTAAGCTAATTCCTCCGCCTGGCGCCCCTGTGTTCTGACGAATGGACAGCCCTGGTACTTTGCCTGCAAACGCTTGGTCAAGCGTTTGTGCTGGTGCAGGAATCAACTCCTTTGCAGTGATTGTTCCAATCGAGTTTGGCGCACTCTCGCGTCGAATTCCTGTAGCAAGCCCTGTGACCACCACTTCTTCAGCGCGCAGAATATCTTCTTGGAGCTGAATGACCAAGTTGTCCGTGCTTTGCGTTACCACTACTGTTTTTTCCTTATAGCCTACCAGCTTCGCAGACAGTGTCGCTACAGGGTTCTTAACCACAAGGCGAAACTTGCCGAGCGCATCAGTAATCGCGCCGCCCCCTGTTTCCTTTACGCGCACCACTGCACCCAAAAGAGGCTCGCCTGTGTTGGCATCGACCACTGTGCCTGAGATAGTTAGCTCCTGTGCCATCACCGCTTTTGCAGTGAAAAACAGGATTGCCGCAAACGTAATTGCGTATCGTTTCGTCATATCACTGTTCTTTTGCTTGTTGAAGTTGATTGAGAAGACCACGGTTGCAATCGGCTTATTGCAACCCGCTGCTTGCTGCTTTGTTGATACTGCAATGTAGAGAGAAGAAAAGGATTTTTTTGCTAATGTGCAAATGCTTCCTCTATCTGCCTTGCTTGCCTATTGAAGCCTCACGGTCTTGCCTTCTTGCTAGCATTGCACTGCACGGATTTTTTCTGCACATTTGCACAAGCTGGAAGTAACTTAGGCTTCCCAAAAAGCCACAAGTTTTCACGAAAACCTCTGGGGGTATGCCACACACCATCACGCTCCTGCCGGGCGACGGCATCGGTCCTGAAATCACGCGCGCTGTAAAACGCATTTTAGCAGCCTCTGGCGTTCAAATTCACTGGGAAGAATATCTTGCAGGCAAGGCTGCTCTTGAGCAATATGGCGACCCTCTGCCTCAAGAAGTTTTGGACTCCATTCTGCGCAACAAGGTTGCTCTCAAAGGTCCGCTTACGACTGAAGTCGGCAAGGGCTTTAAGTCTGTCAATGTGCAACTGCGCAAGACCTTGAACCTCTATGCCAACCTTCGCCCTGTGAAAACCTTGCCCGGCGCTGGCGCAAAATATGAGGGCGTGGATATTGTCGTTGTGCGAGAAAATACCGAAAGCCTTTACGCAGGCATTGAAAATGAAATTGCTCCCGGCGTGGTGCAAGCCTCCAAAATTATCACGCGCGAGGCGTCGCTGCGCATTGCGAAATTTGCCTTTGAGTATGCCCGCACGCACCATCGCAAGAAGGTAACCGCCGTGCACAAAGCCAACATTATGAAACTTGCCGACGGTCTTTTCCTCAAGTGCTGCCAAGAAGTGGCAAAAGATTATCCTGAAATTCAATACGACGAAATCATCGTCGACAACTGCTGTATGCAGCTTGTGCTTAACCCTGCGCGCTTTGATGTGCTGGTGCTCGAAAACCTCTATGGCGACATCGTCTCCGACCTCTGTGCAGGTTTGGTTGGTGGCTTAGGTGTTGTGCCCGGCGCAAACATCGGCACTGAAGCCAGCGTCTTCGAAGCCGTGCACGGTTCTGCACCTGACATCGCTGGTAAAGGCATTGCGAACCCAACAGCAATGCTACTTTCCGCCGTGATGATGCTGCAACATATTGGCGAACATCACGCCGCTGAGCGTATCACCAGTGCCATCTACCGCGTAATGGGCGAAGGCAAAGTGCTAACCCCTGACCTCAAGGGCACCGCGACCACTGAGCAATATGCCGATGAACTCATTCGGTATATTGCGTAAGCCTCTGGCGTATTTCGTTTCGCAATGTGTTCAATCTGACGGCGCTCATCGCTTCAGCAAAGATCCTTTCTTTTGCTTGTGAATGATTAGGCGAAGCGAATCGTTTCTGTCTCAGGTTACGCTGCTCTCGGGTAACTTCGACAGCGCAGATGCGTTTGAGCCAAGTAGCCTTTTGCAAATCGTTTCGCTATGTCCACAGTTTTAAGCGCTCAACACCTTACTAAAACGTATCGCAGCGGTCAGGGCGAACTGACTGTGCTGAATCGGGTTTCTTTCGAGCTGCAGGCAGGTGATACGTGTGCGATTGTCGGTCCTTCGGGCAGCGGTAAAACCACGCTTCTGGGCATTTGCGCCGGTTTAGACCACCCTACTTCTGGCACGGTTACACTTTGCGGTATTTTGCTGAACTCGCTGAGCGAAGATGAACGCGCCAAAGTGCGTAACCAATATGTCGGATTTGTGTTCCAGAGCTTTCAACTGATTCCTACCCTCACTGCGCTGGAAAATGTGATGGTGCCTGCTGAGCTTTCACGGGAGCGGCATGCTCGCCAAGCGGCTCTCGAACTTCTGGAACGCGTGGGCCTGGGGCATCGTCTCTCACACTATCCTGCACAGCTTTCTGGCGGAGAGCAGCAGCGTGTCGCAATTGCTCGCTCGTTCATTAACCGCCCTAAAATTCTCTTCGCTGATGAACCTACTGGCAACCTTGACGCAGAAACCAGCCACACCATTGAGCAACTTCTCTTTGAGCTAAATCGTGATTATGGCACAACCCTTGTTATTGTTACACATAATCTTGAGCTTGCACAGAAAACCCAGCGCATTATTCGCTTAAAAGGTGGCTGCGTGGTCTCCGACCAACTTGTTGCACCGACTCAATCTGCAATCGATGAAATCCGCTCCTAACCATGCCCTTTGATGCATTTGTGTGGAGAATGGCTTGGCGCGATAGCCGCACGCACTGGCGCAAACTGTTGCTTTTTATGTCGTCTATTGTGCTTGGCGTGGCGGCACTGGTTGCCATCAGCTCGCTTGGCGACAGTTTGCAGCGCTCGGTTCGCACACAGGCAAAATCTCTCTTAGGTGCAGATTTACTTCTGGAGTCACGGCAGCCCTTTTCACCTGCAGTGGAACAGCTTATTGACTCACTGGGTGAGCACTCCCGTGAGGTAGATTTTTCATCCATGGTCTATTTTACCAAAAGCGGGGACACACGCTTTGTGCAAGTGCGTGCTCTCGATGGCAAATTTCCCTATTACGGAAGTCTGCTCACCGACCCCGATAGCGCGTCTCAGACATTTCGCAGTGGCTTTCAAGCCCTCGTCGATGCCCCTCTGATGCTTCAATTTCAAGCCTCAATTGGCGACACGATTAAACTTGGCGAAGCCTATTTTAGGATTGCAGGCGTGCTGAAGGAAGTCGCTGGCGAAGCAGTTGTCACGGCATTAGTCGGACCGCGCATTTACATTCCGCTGCAGACCTTGCCTGACACCAAGCTAATTCAATACGGCAGCCGTGTTACCTACAAAGCTTACTTCAAGTTCCCGCCTGAAAAAGATTTAGTAGCACTTACCACATTGCTTCGCTCAAAGCTGGAAAAAGAGTCCGTCTCGCTCGTTACTGCTGAATCGCGTCAAGCCTCATTAGGTCGGGCGCTGGAAAACCTCTACCGTTTTCTCAATTTGGTTGGCTTTATTGCACTGCTTCTTGGTGGCATTGGGGTTGCTAGTGCCATCAGCGTGCATATCAAGCAGCAACTGAATACAGTGGCTGTGCTGCGTTGTTTAGGCGCTCGTGCTGCACAGGCTCTTTGGATTTACCTTATTCAAGCTCTGGTGATGGGCTTTTTGGGCGCACTTGTTGGAGCTTTGCTCGGTTCTGGCACGCAATTTCTTTTGCCGTTCATCTTAGGTGATTTATTGCCCATCAAACTCGAGACCACCTTTTCACTTACTGCAATTTGGCACGGGTTATTAGTTGGGCTTAGCCTTTCTGCAGCATTTGCACTCTTGCCGCTTCTTGGTGTTCGCAATGTCTCACCGCTGCGAGTGTTGCGTGCAGCTTTCGAGGAGCAACCGTTGCCCGCAGACGCACTGCGCTGGCTTGTCTATGCTCTTATTGCTGGCAGCATTGTGCTTTTTTCAATTTGGCAGACGGCGCCGCTGCGTGCGGGTTGGCTTACAGGACTTTTCTTTGCGCTGTCTATTGGTCTTGCGTTTGGCTTACTTGCGCTGGTTGCAAGACTGCTTGTCGTCGGTGCCCGAGTTTTTTTTCCTGCTTTATGGTCATACACATGGCGACAAGGGCTTGCCAATCTTTATCGCCCAAATAACCAAACGCTCACGCTCATTGTCTCACTTGGTTTTGGCACGTTTTTGATTTCTACCGTTTATCTATCGCAAGCCACGCTGTTGGGTGAAATCTCTCTTTCAGCAAGCGAGCGCAATCAGCCCAATATGGTACTTTTTGACATTCAGCCTGACCAACGCGCTGGTCTTGAGCAACTTGTGCAAACCTTTCAGATGCCTGTCTTGCAAATCATTCCCGTTGTCACAATGCGCCTTCAATCGCTCAACGGTAGAGATATTCAGCGAGACAGTGCGATTTCTGAAAATTCGTTTTTGCGGGCGGAGTTTCGCGCCACCTACCGTGACTCACTTCTCAGCACTGAGCAGCTTGTGGCAGGTCGCTTTGTTGGAAAAATACGCTCACTTCAAGACTCGATTCTGATTTCCGTTTCAGATTTTTTTGCACAAAGTCAAAACCTCCAGCTAGGCGATGAACTTATTTTTGATGTGCAAGGCGTGCCTGTTAAAACCTACATTGGCAGCATTCGCCGCATAGATTTTCGGCGTGTGCAACCTGCCTTCACTTTGCTTTTTCCAGATGGCGTGCTTAACGATGCGCCTCAGTTTTATGCGCTTCTTACACGCACGCCCTCTGCCGAGATTTCTGCCCATTTTCAGCGCGCTGTTGTGCAATCGTTTGCAAACGTGTCTATTATTGACCTTGCACTCATTCTTAATACCGTGAGCGCTGTTTTTGACAAAATTTCTCTGGTGATTCAATTTATGTCACTTTTCAGCATTCTGACGGGGCTTACGGTGCTGGTCGGCTCTGTGCTTACCAGTCGGTATCAGCGAATGAAAGAAAGTGTGCTTTTGCGCACATTAGGCGCTACGCAGCGGCAAGTTGCTGCTATCATGGCTATTGAGTATGCCTTTTTAGGGGGCTTTGCAGCGGTTGCTGGCTTCGGTTTGGCTCTACTTAGCAGCTGGGCGCTTTCATATTTCATCTTCGAGGCCCCCTTCTTGCCTTCGCTTCTTCCCCTTGCGATTGGCGCAACTTTGGTAATTAGTCTCACCGTCTTAGTTGGGTTAGCCATCAGCCGCGATGTGCTGACCAAACCCCCGCTTGAAGTGCTGCGTCTGGAAGCCTCATAGAGCGCTGGTGCTTACTGCTCCTTATTTGCATTCGTAGCGCGGTGTAGATTTATGTCGTTTTAACTGAAAATTCCTATCTTCGCTCATACCTTAACCCAACGCTTCCCATACAATGCGGCAGTGGATTTCTATTTTGCTTTTATTCTTCCCAACTTTTACCGCCTTTGCGCAAGTTACCCCTGACACGGCAGTGATTGTTAGCGAAATTATGTATGATCCTCCTGCGGATGCAAATTCTGCCGATGAATTTGTGGAAGTCTTCAATACCAGCTTTACGCAATCGTTTAATTTGCGCAATTGGCGTCTCGGCGATGCTACCTCGCTACGCACAATTGCGGACACGACAGCGGCTAACACGGGCAATGCAACGCTTCTTCCGCGCCGCTTTGCAGTCATCTTTACAGGTCCAGATTTTCGTCGG encodes:
- a CDS encoding molybdenum cofactor biosynthesis protein MoaE codes for the protein MMNSTLHTERAALVCLSETPLNIQEILDAVRAPECGGLALFVGTVRNHSGGKSGVLWLEYEAYKSMALRKMQEIAATASQLYPVKKLAIAHRVGRLEIGEDAVAIAVSTPHRKEAFAACKFIIDAIKTTVPIWKKEVFADGAVWVDACTR
- a CDS encoding RagB/SusD family nutrient uptake outer membrane protein codes for the protein MRNQQTGLHKTKRTVAALSVLLLALSQYGCPNRDFPDPNAPSPATLTLQSFVTGLEAQMRVVGTYLIGTGSVGREMIHFGQDDPRFRSEYIQGQPDPGGGFVSGGVNPRYRAIAQARLFLERVASAGLSPAQADAARGFANTIIAYQYLLIHNWQYDNGMKFEASTDPAGAPIVPRAEAIRRIAALLDEADQQLSRAGSEPFPFRLSSGFAGFNTPATFRQFNRGLRARVAAYQGDYATCLAALAQSFISSTPTEANMQRGVYHVFSTAPNDATNPLFQVASAPLPNLWVHPSFFRDNTDTATDRRLNKIFRRETRTFEGLTSSATLNIAPTNVSPLPILRNEELLLLRAEARILGGSGLQDFAAAEADLNAVRQAAGVPPYPAGSTNATNALDRLIYERRYSLFMEGHRWVDMRRFPTRPGSPNPNNLPGRLNELPLDRPTDRIIVSFPIPIPELPPS
- a CDS encoding SusC/RagA family TonB-linked outer membrane protein, producing MTKRYAITFAAILFFTAKAVMAQELTISGTVVDANTGEPLLGAVVRVKETGGGAITDALGKFRLVVKNPVATLSAKLVGYKEKTVVVTQSTDNLVIQLQEDILRAEEVVVTGLATGIRRESAPNSIGTITAKELIPAPAQTLDQAFAGKVPGLSIRQNTGAPGGGISLNLRGITTLQGNTQPLIVIDGVIVSNESFNSGLTSITDAAVGASQSSQDQPSSRLADINPNDIEDIQVLKGPAATAVYGSKAAAGVLVITTKQGKPGDTRIDVSQQIGFNSVLKLQGTRDWRQDSTGLRAAFGQAGVDAFVRSGGVNGQYIDYEREFYGQNGLINETSITARGGSATTLFTISGQARNDQGIIRHTYYNRYAVRSNLTHRFSDRLTADIGLNYVNSNSQRSATGNANVTLTSIGYAMTRLPSFLDVRQRPDGTFPVFPFAPSNPAEIIERVRNEEYIDRLIGSFRLDFNVFRMENQSLNFIASGGADYISQRNVITSPVNTQHEQAKAAPGENAANNVTNFFNNLWLSAVHNVSFSNIAITTSAGFQIENRDNSSILVNVRGLTADLASVGLGVEVTQQQTITRQYDQGFYIQSDIDFGGVGFLNVKLRGDRSSVNSDVNQFYLFPGAGASIILSKFDFWKGISNTIDYLKLRAAVGQAGTLAPPESKFLSFVPANVTGLIGALVPLRNGNDNVRPERTTEIEFGFDAGILNGLASLEFTYFLRNIDDLILLKQLPPSSGFTSQLVNAGAMRTFGIEAALTVNAIRSREVDWTARVIFSRNRAEITRLDVPPFQRGGFGVNLGAYTIRQGYSPFSIVGRESFGPNPNAPNPNARPGEFNGLILGDEQPDFNMGFSNSLRVYGFELFFLFDWRQGNKVINLSRFLTDGTGISPDVEAARERVRARATSTAPYVEDGSFIKLRELSLTYTLDPELTRSFFGGAVSYLRIGIAGRNLLMFTRYSSYDPEVSNFGNLATAGSIEVTPFPSSRSFFFNIQFGL
- a CDS encoding isocitrate dehydrogenase (NAD(+)) codes for the protein MPHTITLLPGDGIGPEITRAVKRILAASGVQIHWEEYLAGKAALEQYGDPLPQEVLDSILRNKVALKGPLTTEVGKGFKSVNVQLRKTLNLYANLRPVKTLPGAGAKYEGVDIVVVRENTESLYAGIENEIAPGVVQASKIITREASLRIAKFAFEYARTHHRKKVTAVHKANIMKLADGLFLKCCQEVAKDYPEIQYDEIIVDNCCMQLVLNPARFDVLVLENLYGDIVSDLCAGLVGGLGVVPGANIGTEASVFEAVHGSAPDIAGKGIANPTAMLLSAVMMLQHIGEHHAAERITSAIYRVMGEGKVLTPDLKGTATTEQYADELIRYIA
- a CDS encoding ABC transporter ATP-binding protein, encoding MSTVLSAQHLTKTYRSGQGELTVLNRVSFELQAGDTCAIVGPSGSGKTTLLGICAGLDHPTSGTVTLCGILLNSLSEDERAKVRNQYVGFVFQSFQLIPTLTALENVMVPAELSRERHARQAALELLERVGLGHRLSHYPAQLSGGEQQRVAIARSFINRPKILFADEPTGNLDAETSHTIEQLLFELNRDYGTTLVIVTHNLELAQKTQRIIRLKGGCVVSDQLVAPTQSAIDEIRS
- a CDS encoding ABC transporter permease gives rise to the protein MAWRDSRTHWRKLLLFMSSIVLGVAALVAISSLGDSLQRSVRTQAKSLLGADLLLESRQPFSPAVEQLIDSLGEHSREVDFSSMVYFTKSGDTRFVQVRALDGKFPYYGSLLTDPDSASQTFRSGFQALVDAPLMLQFQASIGDTIKLGEAYFRIAGVLKEVAGEAVVTALVGPRIYIPLQTLPDTKLIQYGSRVTYKAYFKFPPEKDLVALTTLLRSKLEKESVSLVTAESRQASLGRALENLYRFLNLVGFIALLLGGIGVASAISVHIKQQLNTVAVLRCLGARAAQALWIYLIQALVMGFLGALVGALLGSGTQFLLPFILGDLLPIKLETTFSLTAIWHGLLVGLSLSAAFALLPLLGVRNVSPLRVLRAAFEEQPLPADALRWLVYALIAGSIVLFSIWQTAPLRAGWLTGLFFALSIGLAFGLLALVARLLVVGARVFFPALWSYTWRQGLANLYRPNNQTLTLIVSLGFGTFLISTVYLSQATLLGEISLSASERNQPNMVLFDIQPDQRAGLEQLVQTFQMPVLQIIPVVTMRLQSLNGRDIQRDSAISENSFLRAEFRATYRDSLLSTEQLVAGRFVGKIRSLQDSILISVSDFFAQSQNLQLGDELIFDVQGVPVKTYIGSIRRIDFRRVQPAFTLLFPDGVLNDAPQFYALLTRTPSAEISAHFQRAVVQSFANVSIIDLALILNTVSAVFDKISLVIQFMSLFSILTGLTVLVGSVLTSRYQRMKESVLLRTLGATQRQVAAIMAIEYAFLGGFAAVAGFGLALLSSWALSYFIFEAPFLPSLLPLAIGATLVISLTVLVGLAISRDVLTKPPLEVLRLEAS